tatCCATACCCAGGTATTCAGGCACATTGCGCAGATGGGGTTTGACGATGGCGGGGTGCAGCGGTTTGTCGTGGCGCAGCACGTGCAGGTCGCGGGGGTTGTCCTCAAAGTAAGtctggggatggaagggggggTCAGGGGGGGCAGCGACCCACAGccgccccatatcaccccatatcgccccatagccgccccatatcgccccatatcaccccatatcgccccatagccaccccatatcaccccatatcgccccatagccgccccatatcaccccatatcaccccatagccgccccatatcaccccatatcaccccatatcaccccatagccccccatatccccccatccTTTGGGCACCTTCAGCTTCTCGGAGTTGAGCAGCTCCTCTTTGATCTCCCGGAGCCGCGCTTCCTTCACCGCCTGCTTGGTGACGGAGCGCATGGCGTCCTGGGGGGGCACACACAGGGTCAGGGCTCCAGGATGGAGCAGTGCCCCCCCATCACCCATaaccaacccccccccatcTCACCCTGCAGCGATAGCGCAGCGCCTCGACCTCCTCCATGCAGAACTTGTAGGGCTGCAGCATGGACTCCCCGTTCTCTATGGGGGGGGACACACGTGGTTTGGGGtcagctcccacagccccaggggTATAATGACACTGTGCCCCCCCTATGAGGGGTTATAGTGACTCggtgcccccccagccccccctaTGAGGGGTTATAGTGACTCggtgcccccccagcccccctcaCCTCCTGCCAGCACATCCTCAATCTGTGCCAGCTGCTCGCGCTCCTCGGGCAGCACAAAGGTCAGAGCTGTGCCGGGGTTGTCGGCTCGTGCTGTCCTgtattgggatgggatggggatgggatgggttaggggtggttggggttggggtcagggatggggctggggctggggctggttGGGGATAGGGttagatggggatggggtcaggGCTGGGGTTGGAGATGGGTTGGCTGGGAtcagggatggggttggggatggtATGGGGTTGGTGGGGGTCAGGGATGGGGTTGGTTGGGcttggggatgggatgggtgtTGGTTAAGGACCATACAGGGTTGGCTGGAGTCAGGAATTGGattggggatggggttggaaatggggatgggatggggatggggatggggttggagtTGGTTGGAgtcagggatggggatggggatggggttggttggggatggggatgggttggggttggttggGGACAGTATGGGGTTGGTTGGGGTCAGGGATGAGGTTGGGGTTAGTTGAGcttggggatgggatggggtgggttggttggttggggttGGTTAAGGACCATACGGGGTTGGTTGGGGATGGGGTTAGGGATAGGGTTGGTTGGGCTTGGGGATAGAATGGGGTTGGTTGGTTAGGGATAGGGTTGGGGTTAAGGACCATATGGGGTTGGTTGGAGtcagggatggggttggggttggttggggctgggatgggatggggttggttggggctggggtctccactccccccatcccacctccccACTCGATGGATGTACGACTCCACCGTTGTTGGCACGTCGAAGTTGATAACAGTGGCCACGTTCTGGAAGTCGATGCCCCGCGACACGCTGTACTCGGGGTCACCACCTTTActggggggagaaaagggggtgttggggggggaaCAGCACAGGGACCATCATGGGGGGAACATATGGACCCCAACGTGTCCCTGCCGCCCTGGTTGGTGACACTAATAGATCCTCAATGGCACCCTCAGCCCCTCAGTAGCACCCCCGGGTCCATGGTTGgtgccacccccagcccctcattgaccccatatcccctcattgccccccatccccttctGAGCCCCCCTCACCTCTCattccccttcctcttcttgCGCTGCCGTGGCTCCACGTTGCTCCCTGTGCTCCCCGTCAGCTCCTCATCCGTGGCCACAATATAATCGTACAGTCCCCGATTGAACTGGGTGATGACGTGACACCTACAGGAACAAACCAACGCCCACCATGGCACCCATCacatcccccacccccccccataagccccatcacatcccccaccccaccatAACCCCATcacatcccctgccccataaaACCCctccccaaaatcccccataaccccatcacATCCCCCTATCACATCCCgcccccccataaccccccataacccccacacTATCCCCACCCCCGCATAACCCCCCATCACATCCCCCCATAagtccccataacccccatcacatccccccccataacccccatcacatcccccccataatcccccatcacatcccctggccccccatgacccccagaaatccccccatacccccagACCCGCCCACCCATACCTGGACCTGGCGGGCAGCTCGGAGTGAGGCGCACAATGCGGGATCCCAAACTTCATGAAGAGTTTGAGCCGGTAACAGCGGCTGATGGAGCTGACGAACAGCAGCGCCCGGCGCCCGCAGCAGCGGCCCAGCTTTCAGCACGGCTGTAAAGCAGCAGGAACTTGTCCTCGCAGCTCACCAGCGAACACCCCAGCTGCcgcagctgggagctgcacgGCAAGCGCGGCTCCTGCGGCTGCACCGTCACCTGGGGGGGTTGGAGGGTGTTATGGGATGGGGACCCCCCAAGACACACCTGTGCCCCCAGGACGCCACTCTGTGCTCCTAAGCTTTCAAATTTGTGCCCCCCAGGACCTACTTGGTCCCCCCTGGACACCTTGGTGCCCCCCTGGACCCCCTCCAGACACACTTTTGCCCCATGACACACTGGGTGCCCCCCTCAGGACCCCACGCTGTGTCCCTAAGCTCCAGATTGTGCCCCAAACCCTCATGTGCCCCCACTGGACCCCCCCAGGAACCAATTTTACCCCCCAACACCACCCAGGACCCCCACTTTGTGCCCCCAGACCCTCTTGGTGCCCCCAGGACCCACTTTGTACCCCTAAGCTTCAATTTGTGACCCCCCAGACCCACCTTGGTGCCCCCCCCACCTggacccccccaggaccccactCCTGTGCCCTAAGCTTCATTTTGTGCCCTCCAGATTCCTCTTTGTGACCCCCAGGACCTTCTTGTGCCCCCTGACCCAACCCCATGGCCCATTTTGCCCCCTGTACCCTTTGTGCCCCTAAGCTTCAACAAATCCACTCACTGGGTtgtgcagcaccagctccttcAGGCCTCCACGTCAGGGTGAAGGTGAACCGACATCAGCAGCCGCCTGAGATCTTGGGGAGTGGCTTTGAGGGGGGGGGGACTTGGGGTGTTGGTTCCTTTGATCCCCACCCCACCAAAGACTGAACCCAACATCACCACAGCAGGCCCCCCAGTACTTCCCAGACGCCCCAACCGCCACCTTGTATCCCCCAATCCCACCTGTGGCCCCCCCAACATCAAGGCCCCCATACATTCCcaaaaaccccaacccacctgtactccccccccaacccacagCAAGTGCTCCCTCCAAACCCCAAACTGAACGCCCCCCACACATCGAGACCCCTCTACCTCCCACACCCCAAGCgtgaaccccccccccaccaccaacATCAAGGACCCCCATACATTTCCCAAAGCCCCAAAAGCCCACCCCTTACACCCCCCAAACCCACCTtatccccccccagccctcacctGACCCCACTCCCCCCACCACATCAAGGCCCCCACACCTCCAAGACCCACCTGtacccccccccaacccagctgaccccccccccacgcACATCAAGGCCCCCCACACCTCCACGACCCACTGtaccccccccaaccccaagctgaccccccccccccacatcaaGGCCCCATACCGTTCCAACACCCCAACGCCACTGTACCGCCCCCCAACCACTGCAAAGGCCCCCCCAACCCACCTGTACCCCCCAACCCCAAGCTCGaacccccccaccaccacaTCAAACCCCTCATACCTTCCCAACACCCCAATCCTATAAGCAAAGAATCCCCCCCCAATCCACCTGTGCCCCCCCCACACATCAAGGCCCCATACCTTCCCAGACACCCCAAGCCCACCTGTACCCCCCAACAAACATAGCAGTgcaccccccccaacccccaatCTATCCACACGCCCCACCACATTCAAGCCCCCTCGACCTCCAAAGCCCATGAGCCCACCTGTACCCCCCCCATTCCCTTACTGCCCCCCCTCACCACATTCAAGCCCCCCATCACACAAAGCCCATAGTCCCACCTGTACCCCCCCACCCTTACTGCCCCCCCTCACCCACATCAAGgttcccccatatccctcccaAAGCCCCAAGCCCACCATGTACCCCCCCATCCCT
Above is a window of Coturnix japonica isolate 7356 chromosome 22, Coturnix japonica 2.1, whole genome shotgun sequence DNA encoding:
- the DDX56 gene encoding LOW QUALITY PROTEIN: probable ATP-dependent RNA helicase DDX56 (The sequence of the model RefSeq protein was modified relative to this genomic sequence to represent the inferred CDS: inserted 1 base in 1 codon; deleted 2 bases in 1 codon) produces the protein RWLFGLQVPVPQSVRALVLVPSKELGLQVVHTLRLLASFCAQVRVASLSTTATPRSRQKPVLMEKPDXVVGTRAGCWHTFNAHSLVLRDSLELLVLDEADLLLDFGFGDDLKRCLWCLKELVLHNPVTVQPQEPRLPCSSQLRQLGCSLVSCEDKFLLLYSRAKLGRCCGRRALLFVSSISRCYRLKLFMKFGIPHCAPHSELPARSRCHVITQFNRGLYDYIVATDEELTGSTGSNVEPRQRKKRKGNESKGGDPEYSVSRGIDFQNVATVINFDVPTTVESYIHRVGRTARADNPGTALTFVLPEEREQLAQIEDVLAGENGESMLQPYKFCMEEVEALRYRCRDAMRSVTKQAVKEARLREIKEELLNSEKLKTYFEDNPRDLHVLRHDKPLHPAIVKPHLRNVPEYLVPPTLRGVAKPELKKRRRLRLPHGAARNKAGPRPRRASNPLRSFTFRRQRSKKRQAAPTS